A genomic window from Paraburkholderia phytofirmans OLGA172 includes:
- a CDS encoding nucleotidyl transferase AbiEii/AbiGii toxin family protein: MCGNWVSARKRFNMKIISEEQKELIDSITAEGLAGNLSAFILEKDIHVTDALHALAKLQHQHIQLVFCGGTSLSKAHGLIERMSEDVDLKVVLSADHGLTQSGMKTHLGKLKSAAIDTMKALGFHIIEREKLALNANRYFASGWSYKTRYTAHTSLRPHLSLEFTVRTPSFTVAQKPIGYLIDRLASRAGAPVRMPCVAVEETLAEKVLSFLRRHAEHRAGVREKWDQALVRHIYDTYCIVGSNAAFVDRAAAHFKDCVEYDRGEFHHHTAFVEDPKQSMAAALAAAETEAQTKREYEQVLLPLVYGATRPTFGEAFAVFKSTALKLLATL; encoded by the coding sequence TTGTGCGGAAATTGGGTTTCGGCAAGAAAACGGTTCAATATGAAAATAATCTCGGAAGAACAGAAAGAGCTTATTGATTCGATTACGGCGGAGGGGCTGGCCGGAAACCTCTCCGCCTTTATCCTCGAGAAAGATATCCATGTCACTGACGCCTTGCACGCGTTGGCGAAACTTCAGCATCAGCACATTCAACTCGTGTTTTGCGGCGGCACGAGCCTGTCCAAAGCGCATGGCTTGATCGAGCGGATGTCCGAGGACGTCGATCTTAAGGTGGTGCTGAGTGCGGATCACGGGCTTACGCAAAGCGGCATGAAGACCCATCTTGGCAAGCTGAAAAGCGCCGCAATCGATACGATGAAAGCGTTGGGCTTCCACATCATCGAAAGGGAAAAACTGGCTCTCAACGCGAACCGTTACTTCGCGTCCGGTTGGAGTTATAAAACGCGCTATACGGCTCACACCAGTTTGCGACCTCATTTAAGCCTTGAATTTACGGTGCGCACGCCGAGCTTTACCGTTGCGCAAAAGCCCATTGGGTATCTGATCGACCGTTTGGCAAGTCGAGCAGGGGCGCCGGTCCGCATGCCGTGCGTCGCTGTCGAAGAGACGCTCGCGGAAAAGGTTCTGTCATTTTTGCGCCGCCATGCGGAACACCGGGCGGGTGTGCGGGAAAAGTGGGATCAAGCATTGGTGCGCCACATTTACGACACCTACTGCATCGTCGGCTCGAACGCGGCATTCGTCGATCGAGCGGCGGCTCACTTCAAGGATTGCGTCGAATACGATCGCGGAGAGTTCCACCATCACACGGCGTTTGTCGAAGATCCGAAGCAATCCATGGCAGCGGCCCTGGCGGCTGCGGAAACAGAAGCGCAGACGAAACGTGAGTATGAGCAAGTGCTGCTGCCGCTCGTCTATGGGGCGACGAGGCCGACCTTCGGAGAGGCCTTCGCGGTATTCAAGTCGACGGCGTTGAAGCTTCTGGCGACACTTTGA
- a CDS encoding type IV toxin-antitoxin system AbiEi family antitoxin domain-containing protein yields the protein MVLEDRLKIAIAKRASDVFLRTELARLGSEAQVGRALRKLLESGVIVKLGVGVYAKAKRSVLSGAPIPVQPVEVLAEEALTRMGVKVYPSRQVELYNAGETTQLPAGTVINTGNRRIVRKLGFGKKTVQYENNLGRTERAY from the coding sequence ATGGTCCTCGAAGACCGGCTGAAGATAGCAATTGCCAAGCGGGCGTCCGACGTGTTCCTGCGGACCGAGCTCGCTCGCCTTGGCAGTGAAGCCCAGGTCGGACGGGCGCTTCGTAAGCTACTCGAGAGTGGGGTCATTGTTAAGCTCGGCGTCGGCGTATATGCAAAAGCCAAACGCAGCGTTTTGTCAGGCGCGCCGATTCCTGTCCAGCCAGTCGAAGTCCTGGCCGAGGAAGCTCTGACCAGGATGGGCGTCAAGGTCTACCCGAGCAGGCAAGTCGAGCTATACAACGCTGGCGAAACGACTCAATTGCCGGCCGGAACCGTGATCAATACCGGCAATCGCCGCATTGTGCGGAAATTGGGTTTCGGCAAGAAAACGGTTCAATATGAAAATAATCTCGGAAGAACAGAAAGAGCTTATTGA
- a CDS encoding S10 family serine carboxypeptidase-like protein, whose protein sequence is MALRFYLSLRRSLVAGSIAAALVAMALVLATVAAFSQMCAAAELDDSSAAPASTETATSPASPVSVPGAQAEAAGQAVDANGQPIKEPRTNPARAVRPPRVAAASQNESQDNPPHSVKPETTAIPVPPESAAVTQHSIRLDGRKLDYTATAGNLLLRDKTGQANASVFYVAYTVAAKNPSTRPVTFLFNGGPGVGTVFLMIGSIGPKRVRTASPASTPPAPYVLDDNPDSLLDTTDLVFIDAVGAGLSRVVGRGTGKDFWGVDKDLDAFSQFIDRYLTVNQRWNSPKYLLGESYGTARAAMLAYQLGQNNIAINGVILMSSVLNSSAFSPGSDFQSESYLPSFAAIAWYHDKIVPKPANLPAFLDEARAFARGPYAQALAQGDALPDAQRDEIAARVAQFTGLDVDYVKRSRLRLYPSRFRSQLLRDQSRSIGRFDARFEGIDYDGVTERPDFDASVSSVSSVFDAAFHQHLAQDLHFTPADTYRVFNDDALTQWDWKHTEWWGEHVSVPYAAGDLAEAMRQNPQLRVMSLNGYFDLATPFYATEYALAHLGVDAPLRANVRITYYPTGHMIYLDDAALHALKRDLTSFYAAGAG, encoded by the coding sequence ATGGCCCTTCGCTTCTATCTCTCGTTGCGCCGCTCGCTGGTGGCAGGATCCATAGCGGCGGCTCTGGTGGCGATGGCGCTGGTCCTCGCCACCGTCGCCGCGTTCAGTCAGATGTGCGCGGCGGCCGAACTGGACGACTCATCCGCTGCACCGGCCAGCACGGAAACCGCCACGTCGCCGGCCAGCCCGGTGAGCGTGCCTGGCGCTCAGGCAGAGGCTGCCGGCCAGGCCGTCGATGCGAACGGCCAGCCCATCAAGGAGCCGCGCACCAATCCGGCGCGTGCCGTCCGTCCGCCACGGGTTGCCGCCGCCAGCCAGAACGAATCGCAAGATAACCCGCCGCACAGCGTCAAACCCGAGACCACGGCGATTCCCGTGCCGCCGGAAAGCGCCGCGGTGACCCAGCATTCGATCCGGCTCGACGGCCGCAAGCTTGACTACACGGCGACCGCCGGCAACCTGCTGCTGCGTGACAAAACCGGCCAGGCCAATGCGAGCGTTTTCTATGTCGCCTACACCGTCGCCGCGAAAAATCCTTCCACGCGCCCCGTCACGTTCCTCTTCAATGGCGGACCGGGTGTGGGCACCGTGTTCCTGATGATCGGCTCGATCGGGCCGAAGCGGGTGCGCACGGCGAGTCCCGCGAGCACGCCGCCCGCGCCGTATGTGCTGGACGACAACCCCGATAGCCTGCTCGACACCACCGATCTGGTCTTTATCGATGCCGTGGGCGCGGGCTTGTCGAGGGTCGTCGGGCGTGGCACGGGCAAGGACTTCTGGGGCGTCGATAAAGACCTCGACGCGTTTTCGCAATTCATCGATCGCTATCTGACGGTGAACCAGCGCTGGAATTCGCCGAAGTATCTGCTTGGCGAATCGTACGGCACCGCGCGCGCCGCGATGCTCGCGTATCAACTGGGGCAAAACAATATCGCGATCAATGGCGTGATCCTGATGTCGTCGGTGCTCAATTCCTCAGCGTTTTCGCCTGGGTCGGACTTCCAGAGCGAAAGCTACTTGCCGAGCTTCGCGGCCATCGCGTGGTATCACGACAAGATCGTTCCGAAGCCGGCCAATCTGCCCGCTTTTCTCGACGAGGCCCGCGCATTCGCACGTGGGCCGTATGCGCAAGCGCTCGCCCAGGGCGATGCGTTGCCTGACGCGCAGCGCGACGAGATTGCCGCGCGCGTCGCACAGTTCACCGGGCTCGACGTCGATTACGTGAAGCGAAGCCGCTTGCGTCTCTATCCGTCGCGCTTTCGCAGTCAATTGCTGCGCGATCAGTCGCGCAGCATCGGCCGTTTCGACGCACGTTTCGAAGGAATCGACTATGACGGCGTGACCGAGCGTCCCGATTTCGATGCATCGGTGAGCAGCGTATCGAGCGTATTCGACGCCGCGTTTCATCAGCATCTTGCGCAGGACCTGCACTTCACGCCAGCCGACACTTATCGTGTCTTCAACGACGATGCGTTGACGCAGTGGGACTGGAAACACACCGAGTGGTGGGGGGAACACGTGTCCGTGCCGTATGCGGCGGGCGATCTTGCCGAAGCGATGCGGCAGAATCCGCAACTGCGCGTCATGTCGCTGAACGGCTACTTCGACCTTGCCACGCCGTTCTATGCGACCGAGTACGCGCTCGCGCATCTGGGTGTCGATGCGCCGCTGCGCGCCAACGTGCGCATCACCTACTACCCGACCGGCCACATGATTTATCTCGACGATGCCGCGTTGCATGCACTCAAGCGGGATCTGACGAGCTTCTATGCGGCAGGCGCGGGTTAG
- a CDS encoding RNA polymerase factor sigma-54, whose product MPSIELRTRQSLALTPRLQQSVRLLQLSSLEFQQELRTALDTNPFLEYDSTDTEDVALATTTPGDDAGAAPATDTLAAAEPDSSPAESSGSDTPENAGQDDMPGDFSGDYSSRGSMRQNGDSDSSDPAEWARSQPSLREQLHDSLRLYRLDERDRAVARFIIEALDDDGYLRQTLRELADSVDLEPELTEEELQVALRLVQSLDRPGLGARSLSECLSLQVNALPADTPGRDVARQIVEHHLERLARREQAELQKQIGCSAEELRVACALVRKLDPKPGNSYGRADDNYVVPDVIVRQVRNKWVVTINPAVQPRARIHRMYAELFAQSAGASRSPLAQQLQEARWLIRNAQQRFDTIQRVAECIVAHQRAFFQYGEIALKPMVLRDVADELGLHESTISRATGNKYMATPRGIFEFKHFFPRELGTESGGTCSAAAVRALLKEMIAAENTRDPLSDVTLARMLAEQGVLVARRTVAKYRHLMKVPPAELRRQL is encoded by the coding sequence ATGCCGTCAATCGAACTACGCACAAGGCAGTCGCTCGCTCTCACGCCGCGTCTGCAGCAATCGGTGCGGCTGTTGCAGTTGTCGTCGCTGGAGTTCCAGCAGGAGTTGCGCACCGCGCTCGACACCAATCCGTTCCTCGAGTACGACTCGACAGACACGGAAGACGTGGCGCTCGCCACCACAACGCCTGGCGATGATGCCGGCGCGGCGCCCGCCACGGACACACTCGCCGCGGCCGAACCTGACTCGTCGCCGGCTGAATCCAGCGGCAGCGACACGCCGGAGAACGCGGGGCAGGATGACATGCCTGGCGACTTTTCGGGTGACTACAGCAGCCGTGGTTCGATGCGCCAGAACGGCGACTCCGACAGTAGCGATCCAGCCGAATGGGCGCGTTCCCAACCAAGCTTGCGCGAGCAGCTGCACGACTCGCTGCGTCTGTATCGACTCGACGAGCGCGACCGCGCGGTGGCCCGCTTCATCATCGAGGCGCTCGACGACGATGGTTATCTGCGCCAGACGCTCCGCGAGCTTGCGGATAGCGTCGACCTTGAACCTGAATTGACCGAAGAAGAATTGCAGGTCGCGCTGCGCCTCGTGCAGTCGCTAGATCGTCCCGGTCTCGGCGCTCGTTCGCTATCCGAGTGTTTGTCTCTGCAGGTCAATGCGTTGCCCGCCGACACGCCGGGCCGCGATGTGGCGCGGCAAATCGTCGAGCATCATCTTGAACGCCTCGCGCGCCGCGAACAGGCTGAACTGCAAAAGCAGATCGGCTGCAGCGCCGAGGAGCTGCGGGTGGCCTGCGCGCTGGTGCGCAAGCTCGACCCGAAGCCAGGCAACAGCTACGGCCGCGCCGACGACAACTACGTGGTGCCGGACGTGATCGTGCGTCAGGTGCGCAACAAATGGGTGGTGACAATCAATCCGGCAGTGCAGCCGCGTGCTCGCATTCACCGCATGTATGCCGAGCTGTTCGCACAGTCGGCCGGTGCAAGCCGCTCGCCGCTCGCGCAGCAATTGCAGGAAGCGCGCTGGCTGATCCGCAATGCGCAGCAGCGCTTCGATACGATTCAACGCGTGGCCGAATGCATCGTCGCGCATCAGAGGGCCTTCTTCCAGTACGGTGAAATCGCGCTCAAACCGATGGTGCTGCGCGACGTGGCCGATGAACTCGGGCTGCACGAGTCCACCATCTCGCGCGCAACCGGCAACAAATATATGGCCACGCCGCGCGGCATTTTCGAGTTCAAGCACTTCTTCCCGCGTGAGCTCGGTACGGAAAGCGGCGGCACCTGTTCGGCGGCGGCCGTGCGCGCGCTGCTCAAGGAAATGATCGCCGCGGAGAACACGCGCGACCCTCTGTCGGATGTGACGCTCGCCAGGATGCTCGCGGAACAGGGGGTGCTGGTGGCACGGCGCACGGTGGCGAAATACCGCCATCTGATGAAGGTGCCGCCGGCCGAACTGCGGCGCCAGCTTTAA
- a CDS encoding BON domain-containing protein, with protein MKTIQLLKTAGSIACVAFALNATAQTSASAPSAASESIGQHVDDGTITTKVKAELLGAKNVKSTHIHVKTRKGVVWLTGSVPSADDKAAAGEVVKGVDGVSSVRNHLKIAAE; from the coding sequence ATGAAGACCATCCAACTTCTGAAGACCGCAGGCAGCATCGCATGTGTTGCATTCGCGCTGAACGCGACGGCGCAGACGAGCGCTTCGGCCCCGTCGGCGGCATCCGAATCCATCGGCCAGCACGTCGATGACGGCACCATCACCACCAAGGTCAAGGCCGAGCTGCTTGGCGCGAAGAACGTCAAGTCGACTCACATTCATGTGAAGACCCGCAAGGGCGTGGTGTGGCTCACGGGCTCGGTGCCATCGGCCGATGACAAGGCCGCGGCGGGAGAAGTCGTGAAAGGCGTCGATGGCGTCTCGAGCGTGAGGAACCATCTGAAGATCGCAGCGGAGTAA
- a CDS encoding DUF1488 domain-containing protein, producing the protein MNAILPRPAYEDSLMHITFPDDKPVFDGTNLTVRFMAQVDGEALVCAITAEALEDHFGADSALESTLMAAFEKGRNRIRSVCAEALDQNGGNGVVLHSGLFRVEGMEPDRGATA; encoded by the coding sequence ATGAACGCGATCCTGCCGCGGCCGGCCTATGAGGACTCCCTTATGCACATCACTTTTCCCGACGACAAGCCGGTCTTCGACGGAACGAATCTGACCGTGCGCTTCATGGCGCAGGTCGACGGCGAAGCGCTTGTTTGCGCGATCACCGCCGAAGCGCTGGAAGATCATTTCGGCGCCGATTCGGCGCTCGAATCCACCCTGATGGCCGCTTTCGAGAAGGGTCGCAATCGCATCCGTTCGGTTTGCGCGGAAGCACTCGACCAGAACGGTGGCAATGGCGTAGTGTTGCATAGTGGACTGTTCAGAGTGGAAGGCATGGAACCCGATCGCGGCGCCACCGCGTAG
- a CDS encoding DUF4142 domain-containing protein — translation MRFRYSLQVMTVALGLGATSIGAVYAQASDAPASDAPMSDTKLSPADQQFVQDASQSDATEIAASKIALKNSSDPQVRKFAQQMITDHTKLSHGMAALAAKKGLATTPSADSALVGKLQTLKGREFDQAYVEQIGVEAHQRAVDLFQQESQSGTDSQLKAAATHALPTIKHHLAMAQQLAGAMKDSS, via the coding sequence ATGAGATTCCGCTATTCGCTACAAGTGATGACAGTTGCGCTGGGGCTTGGCGCAACCTCGATCGGCGCGGTGTACGCGCAAGCCAGTGACGCTCCCGCGAGCGATGCGCCGATGAGCGATACAAAGCTCTCGCCCGCAGACCAGCAGTTCGTGCAGGATGCCTCACAATCCGACGCCACGGAAATCGCGGCAAGCAAAATCGCACTCAAGAATTCGAGTGATCCACAGGTCAGGAAATTCGCGCAGCAAATGATTACTGACCATACGAAACTCTCGCACGGCATGGCCGCCCTCGCCGCGAAGAAGGGACTCGCCACGACGCCGTCCGCCGATTCCGCGCTGGTCGGCAAACTGCAGACGCTCAAGGGCCGCGAATTCGACCAGGCCTACGTGGAGCAGATCGGGGTGGAAGCGCACCAGCGGGCGGTCGACCTGTTCCAGCAGGAGAGCCAGAGCGGCACCGACTCGCAACTGAAGGCGGCGGCTACGCATGCGTTGCCGACCATCAAGCATCACCTCGCGATGGCGCAACAACTCGCCGGCGCAATGAAGGATTCGTCATGA
- a CDS encoding PRC-barrel domain-containing protein yields the protein MVNQTQTQGGMRQAQGARIVGKGGATADGPGPDVMAAATLDGNKVVSSDGEDIGKVKDIMLDVRSGRIAYVVLSSGGFLGIGDKLLAIPWSALTLDTQQKCFVLDMTAEHVKNAPGFDKDHWPAMADQTWATSVHQYYGSEPYWGRDPYHR from the coding sequence ATGGTCAACCAGACACAAACCCAAGGTGGCATGCGCCAGGCCCAGGGTGCACGTATTGTCGGCAAAGGCGGCGCGACCGCCGACGGTCCCGGCCCCGACGTCATGGCGGCAGCCACCCTCGACGGCAACAAGGTGGTCAGCAGCGATGGAGAGGACATCGGCAAGGTTAAGGACATCATGCTTGACGTCCGCTCCGGTCGCATTGCGTATGTGGTGCTGTCGAGCGGCGGCTTTCTTGGCATCGGCGACAAGCTGCTGGCGATTCCGTGGAGCGCCCTGACGCTCGATACGCAACAGAAGTGCTTCGTCCTCGATATGACGGCCGAGCACGTGAAAAACGCACCTGGGTTCGATAAGGACCACTGGCCTGCCATGGCGGACCAGACATGGGCCACGTCGGTACACCAGTACTACGGCAGCGAGCCATACTGG